One segment of Mus caroli chromosome 6, CAROLI_EIJ_v1.1, whole genome shotgun sequence DNA contains the following:
- the Tril gene encoding TLR4 interactor with leucine rich repeats has product MEGVGALRFWLVVCGCLAFPPRAESVCPERCDCQHPQHLLCTNRGLRAVPKTSSLPSPQDVLTYSLGGNFITNITAFDFHRLGQLRRLDLQYNQIRSLHPKTFEKLSRLEELYLGNNLLQALVPGTLAPLRKLRILYANGNEIGRLSRGSFEGLESLVKLRLDGNVLGALPDAVFAPLGNLLYLHLESNRIRFLGKNAFSQLGKLRFLNLSANELQPSLRHAATFVPLRSLSTLILSANSLQHLGPRVFQHLPRLGLLSLSGNQLTHLAPEAFWGLEALRELRLEGNRLNQLPLTLLEPLHSLEALDLSGNELSALHPATFGHQGRLRELSLRDNALSALSGDIFAASPALYRLDLDGNGWTCDCRLRGLKRWMGNWHSQGRLLTVFVQCRHPPALRGKYLDYLDDQLLQNGSCVDSSPSPTAGSRQWPLPTSSEEGMTPPAGLSQELPLQPQPQQRGRLLPGVAWGGTAKELVGNRSALRLSRRGPGLQHQGPSVAAAPGSAPQSLDLHEKPGRGRPTRANLSQTEPTTTSEPASGTPSARDSWQRAAKQRLASEQQESAVQSVSGVGLPPLVSDPCDFNKFILCNLTVEAVSANSASVRWAVREHRSPRPQGGARFRLLFDRFGQQPKFQRFVYLPERSDSATLHELRGDTPYLVCVEGVLGGRVCPVAPRDHCAGLVTLPEAGGRGGVDYQLLTLVLLAVNALLVLLALAAWGSRWLRRKLRARRKGGAPVHVRHMYSTRRPLRSMGTGVSADFSGFQSHRPRTTVCALSEADLIEFPCDRFMDSSGGGTSGSLRREDHLLQRFAD; this is encoded by the coding sequence ATGGAGGGTGTGGGTGCCCTGCGCTTCTGGCTCGTGGTGTGCGGCTGTCTGGCGTTCCCGCCGCGGGCCGAGTCCGTGTGCCCCGAGCGCTGCGACTGCCAGCACCCCCAACATCTCCTATGCACCAACAGGGGACTTCGCGCGGTACCCAAGACCAGCTCGCTGCCTAGTCCCCAGGACGTGCTCACCTACAGCCTAGGCGGCAACTTCATCACCAACATCACCGCCTTCGACTTCCACCGCCTGGGGCAGCTCAGACGGCTGGATCTGCAGTACAACCAGATCCGTTCTCTCCACCCCAAGACCTTCGAGAAGCTCTCACGACTAGAGGAGCTGTACCTGGGGAACAACCTCTTGCAGGCGCTCGTTCCTGGCACGTTGGCTCCGCTGCGCAAGTTGCGCATCCTTTACGCCAACGGCAACGAGATTGGACGCCTGAGTCGCGGGTCCTTCGAGGGCCTGGAGAGTTTGGTCAAGCTACGGCTGGACGGGAACGTGCTGGGAGCGCTGCCGGACGCGGTCTTCGCTCCCCTGGGCAACCTGCTTTACCTACACCTGGAATCTAACCGGATCCGTTTTTTGGGCAAGAACGCCTTCAGCCAGCTGGGTAAACTTCGATTCCTCAATCTCTCAGCCAACGAGCTGCAACCCTCTCTGCGCCACGCGGCCACCTTTGTCCCTCTGCGCTCCCTCTCTACTCTGATCCTCTCAGCCAACAGCCTACAGCACCTCGGCCCCCGCGTCTTCCAGCACCTGCCACGCCTAGGCCTGCTCTCCCTCAGTGGAAACCAGCTCACGCACCTCGCCCCAGAGGCCTTTTGGGGACTGGAGGCCCTGCGCGAGCTGCGCCTGGAAGGTAACCGGCTGAACCAACTCCCCCTGACACTGCTGGAGCCTCTGCACAGCTTGGAGGCACTAGATCTGAGTGGCAATGAGCTTTCTGCTCTGCACCCCGCCACCTTTGGCCACCAGGGCCGGCTCCGTGAGCTCAGCCTGCGCGACAATGCGCTCAGCGCCCTTTCTGGGGACATCTTTGCCGCCAGTCCAGCTCTATACCGGCTAGATCTAGACGGCAACGGTTGGACCTGCGACTGCCGGTTGCGGGGTCTGAAACGCTGGATGGGCAACTGGCATTCTCAGGGTCGTCTCCTTACGGTCTTCGTGCAGTGTCGCCACCCCCCGGCCCTGCGGGGCAAGTACCTGGATTACCTGGACGACCAACTGCTGCAGAATGGGTCTTGTGTGGATTCCTCACCTTCCCCTACAGCAGGCAGTAGGCAGTGGCCTCTACCCACATCGTCAGAAGAGGGGATGACGCCCCCTGCAGGCCTCTCGCAGGAGCTACCACTGCAGCCGCAGCCTCAGCAGCGGGGAAGACTTCTACCAGGAGTGGCCTGGGGTGGGACTGCCAAGGAACTGGTGGGCAATCGCAGCGCATTAAGGTTGAGCCGGCGGGGACCAGGCCTGCAGCATCAGGGCCCCTCTGTCGCTGCGGCTCCGGGCTCTGCCCCACAGTCCTTGGACCTGCACGAGAAGCCGGGGAGAGGACGTCCCACCCGAGCCAATCTCTCCCAGACAGAGCCCACCACGACGTCTGAGCCCGCCTCTGGGACACCATCTGCCAGAGACAGCTGGCAGCGCGCAGCAAAGCAGCGCCTAGCGTCCGAGCAGCAAGAGAGCGCAGTCCAGTCCGTTAGTGGGGTCGGTTTGCCACCTCTGGTGTCTGACCCCTGTGACTTCAACAAATTCATTCTGTGCAACCTGACAGTAGAGGCGGTGAGCGCCAACAGCGCCTCGGTGCGCTGGGCGGTTCGCGAACACCGCAGTCCCCGGCCGCAGGGCGGCGCACGCTTCCGCCTGCTTTTCGACCGCTTTGGCCAGCAGCCCAAGTTCCAGCGCTTCGTCTACCTGCCGGAGCGCAGCGACTCGGCCACGCTGCACGAGCTGCGCGGAGACACCCCCTACCTAGTATGCGTGGAGGGTGTGCTCGGAGGTCGCGTTTGCCCCGTGGCCCCCCGAGACCACTGCGCAGGGTTGGTAACCCTGCCAGAGGCAGGAGGTCGAGGTGGCGTCGACTACCAGCTCCTGACCTTGGTCTTGCTGGCTGTCAACGCGCTTCTGGTGCTCCTGGCTCTAGCGGCCTGGGGATCGCGATGGCTGCGGAGGAAACTGCGTGCCAGGCGGAAGGGAGGGGCCCCGGTCCACGTTCGCCACATGTACTCCACCCGACGGCCACTGCGCTCCATGGGCACTGGTGTGTCCGCGGACTTCTCAGGCTTCCAGTCGCACCGTCCCCGCACCACCGTGTGCGCGCTCAGCGAGGCCGACCTCATTGAGTTCCCCTGCGACCGCTTCATGGACAGCTCTGGCGGTGGTACCAGTGGCAGCTTGAGGCGGGAGGATCACCTCTTGCAAAGATTCGCTGACTAG